In one Perca fluviatilis chromosome 7, GENO_Pfluv_1.0, whole genome shotgun sequence genomic region, the following are encoded:
- the LOC120562549 gene encoding sialic acid-binding Ig-like lectin 11 isoform X3: MQFGLTQKPTVMIPPLTEGQQSTLSCTAPGLCSGSVPEISWTWRGAGEKDSHITGNITAFRTENLTAVTQRHSSTLTFNSSAEHHDTNVSCKVSFTNNITTEETVTLNVTYVKEVNITGDTSVKDRETLNLTCSVESFPPSLITWTKLGLNRTLNNDTGTATLVIPNVTAEYSGQYICTVKHQNNTLTEEVNITVIYAKKPVITGMTTVKEGEALNLTCGVESFPPSGITWTKRGSNNNLQKETRIILQNDTGSATLVILNVTAEYSGQYICTAEHQIPTLTTHADVIVTYVKRVTITGNTSVKDRETLNLTCSVESFPPSLITWTKLGLSGILNNDTGTATLVIPNVTAEYFGQYICTAKHQNNTLTEEVNITVIYAKKPVITGMTTVKEGDALNLTCGVESFPPSVITWTKRGSNNNLQKETGIILQNDTGSATLVILNVTAEYSGQYICTAKHQDNTVTEEVNITVIYVKKSEITGKTTVKEGDALNLTCNVESVPPSLVMWTEVPSNQNPNKGADTHLQNNTGSATLFIHNVTAEHNGQYICTAKHLDTTLTMHAKVTVTFYPKILNSSGCINQSEVLTCVCISEGFPLPTITWPLLENHTRYSVITTVSHHTVNSTVTLTVKDHSNTSVECVSSNHNGEVKRNLILNKVEEEDQNMSVNVLTMITRLEIIIAFLIGALLSAIICCLVRKCHRRKQRVYVDMAETLEMMTLNGDPLIDGGEAVEDYQAIDQVATEAGGAVVADKSDVEYSKIDFSQIKRKTPTEAGTAQGTTETEYAEIKESKKMKEEAEETQEEEGREEMIREGEETKHCVSEDKECEVMVLYSNVQDIMSQI, from the exons ATGCAGTTTG GTCTGACCCAGAAGCCCACAGTGATGATTCCTCCTCTGACAGAGGGACAGCAGAGCACACTGAGCTGCACTGCTCCTGGTCTCTGCTCTGGATCTGTTCCTGAAATCAGCTGGACgtggagaggagcaggagagaagGACTCTCACAtcacaggaaacatcactgcttTCAGGACTGAGAATCTGACTGCTGTCACTCAGAGACACAGCTCAACCCTGACCTTTAACTCTTCAGCTGAACACCACGACACCAATGTCAGCTGTAAGGTCAGCTTCACCAACAACATCACTACAGAGGAGACTGTCACTCTGAATGTGACCT ATGTGAAGGAAGTTAATATCACTGGGGATACAAGTGTGAAGGATCGTGAGACTCTGAATCTGACCTGTAGTGTTGAAAGtttccctccatctctcatCACCTGGACTAAACTCGGCTTGAACAGAACCCTGAACAATGACACTGGAACAGCCACTCTTGTCATCCCTAACGTGACAGCAGAATATTCTGGACAGTACATATGCACAGTAAAACATCAGAACAACACCCTGACGGAAGAAGTAAACATAACAGTGATAT ATGCAAAGAAACCTGTGATCACTGGAATGACAACCGTTAAAGAAGGTGAGGCTCTAAATCTGACCTGCGGTGTTGAAAGTTTTCCTCCATCTGGTATCACGTGGACTAAACGTGGTTCCAACAACAACCTGCAAAAAGAAACTAGAATCATACTGCAGAATGACACGGGATCAGCCACTCTTGTCATCCTTAATGTGACAGCAGAATACTCTGGACAGTACATCTGTACAGCAGAACACCAGATCCCTACCCTGACTACACATGCTGATGTAATTGTTACAT ATGTGAAGAGAGTTACGATCACTGGGAATACAAGTGTGAAGGATCGTGAGACTCTGAATCTGACCTGTAGTGTTGAAAGtttccctccatctctcatCACCTGGACTAAACTCGGCTTGAGCGGAATCCTGAACAATGACACTGGAACAGCCACACTTGTCATCCCTAATGTGACAGCAGAATATTTTGGACAGTACATATGCACAGCAAAACATCAGAACAACACCCTGACGGAAGAAGTAAACATAACAGTGATAT ATGCAAAGAAACCTGTGATCACCGGAATGACAACCGTTAAAGAAGGTGATGCTCTAAATCTGACCTGCGGTGTTGAAAGTTTTCCTCCATCTGTTATCACGTGGACTAAACGTGGTTCCAACAACAACCTGCAAAAAGAAACTGGAATCATCCTGCAGAATGACACGGGATCAGCCACTCTTGTCATCCTTAACGTGACAGCAGAATATTCTGGACAGTACATATGCACAGCAAAACATCAGGACAACACCGTGACGGAAGAAGTAAATATAACAGTGATAT ATGTGAAGAAATCTGAAATAACTGGAAAGACGACTGTAAAGGAGGGTGATGCTTTAAATCTGACCTGCAATGTTGAAAGTGTCCCTCCGTCTCTTGTCATGTGGACTGAAGTCCCATCCAACCAAAACCCGAACAAAGGAGCCGATACTCACCTGCAGAACAACACTGGATCAGCCACTCTTTTCATCCATAATGTGACAGCTGAACATAATGGACAATACATCTGTACAGCGAAACACCTGGACACAACTCTGACTATGCATGCCAAAGTCACTGTGACTT tttaTCCAAAGATCCTAAACAGTTCTGGATGCATAAATCAGTCGGAGGTTCTGACCTGCGTGTGCATCAGTGAGGGGTTTCCTTTACCCACCATCACATGGCCGCTCTTGGAAAACCACACTAGGTACTCTGTCATCACCACGGTGTCACACCACACAGTCAACAGCACCGTCACCCTAACTGTAAAAGACCACAGCAACACTTCTGTTGAGTGTGTCAGCAGCAATCATAATGGAGAAGTAAAACGAAACCTCATCCTGAAcaaagtagaagaagaag ATCAAAACATGAGTGTCAACGTGTTAACAATGATTACACGGCTGGAAATTATCATTGCCTTTTTGATTGGCGCTCTTCTTTCTGCAATCATTTGCTGTTTGGTGAGAAAATGTCACAG AAGAAAACAGAGGGTCTATGTAGATATGGCTGAGACTCTGGAGATGATGACACTTAACGGGGATCCTCTG ATAGATGGTGGTGAAGCAGTGGAAGATTATCAGGCCATCGACCAAGTGGCAACTGAAGCGGGCGGAGCTGTGGTGGCGGACAAATCGGATGTGGAGTACTCCAAGATTGATTTCTCCCAGATTAAAAGAAAGACCCCAACAGAGGCAGGGACTGCGCAAGGGACCACAGAGACAGAGTATGCTGAAATTAAAGAatcaaagaaaatgaaagaagaaGCAGAGGAGACACAAGAGGAAGAGGGTAGAGAGGAAATGATTAGGGAGGGTGAAGAGACAAAACACTGTGTATCAGAGGATAAGGAATGTGAGGTCATGGTACTGTATTCAAATGTGCAGGATATAATGAGTCAGATTTGA
- the LOC120562549 gene encoding basement membrane-specific heparan sulfate proteoglycan core protein-like isoform X2 — MEECLTHRIGMFVLIWASLLFAVRSNNANAVASPEGRECSQNGICVTLSETEITAEAGLCAVIPCSFTTDGFSSENAVWYKCDPSKHNCTDLDITLRLNKPNAQPKSRRQVSLLEPDLSQNNCSIIINDVTKSDSGSYHLTDVFLNETTGHTSPRVTITVTGLTQKPTVMIPPLTEGQQSTLSCTAPGLCSGSVPEISWTWRGAGEKDSHITGNITAFRTENLTAVTQRHSSTLTFNSSAEHHDTNVSCKVSFTNNITTEETVTLNVTYVKEVNITGDTSVKDRETLNLTCSVESFPPSLITWTKLGLNRTLNNDTGTATLVIPNVTAEYSGQYICTVKHQNNTLTEEVNITVIYAKKPVITGMTTVKEGEALNLTCGVESFPPSGITWTKRGSNNNLQKETRIILQNDTGSATLVILNVTAEYSGQYICTAEHQIPTLTTHADVIVTYVKRVTITGNTSVKDRETLNLTCSVESFPPSLITWTKLGLSGILNNDTGTATLVIPNVTAEYFGQYICTAKHQNNTLTEEVNITVIYAKKPVITGMTTVKEGDALNLTCGVESFPPSVITWTKRGSNNNLQKETGIILQNDTGSATLVILNVTAEYSGQYICTAKHQDNTVTEEVNITVIYVKKSEITGKTTVKEGDALNLTCNVESVPPSLVMWTEVPSNQNPNKGADTHLQNNTGSATLFIHNVTAEHNGQYICTAKHLDTTLTMHAKVTVTFYPKILNSSGCINQSEVLTCVCISEGFPLPTITWPLLENHTRYSVITTVSHHTVNSTVTLTVKDHSNTSVECVSSNHNGEVKRNLILNKVEEEDQNMSVNVLTMITRLEIIIAFLIGALLSAIICCLVRKCHRKQRVYVDMAETLEMMTLNGDPLIDGGEAVEDYQAIDQVATEAGGAVVADKSDVEYSKIDFSQIKRKTPTEAGTAQGTTETEYAEIKESKKMKEEAEETQEEEGREEMIREGEETKHCVSEDKECEVMVLYSNVQDIMSQI, encoded by the exons ATGGAGGAGTGTCTCACTCATCGAATCGGGATGTTTGTTCTCATCTGGGCTTCTTTGCTCTTCGCTGTGAGAAGCAACAATGCTAATGCAG TTGCATCTCCAGAAGGAAGAGAGTGCTCTCAAAATGGAATCTGTGTCACCCTTAGTGAAACAGAAATAACAGCAGAGGCTGGACTCTGTGCTGTGATACCGTGTTCTTTCACCACTGACGGCTTCTCTTCGGAAAATGCAGTTTGGTACAAATGTGAtccttctaaacataactgtaCTGATTTAGACATAACACTCCGCTTGAACAAACCAAATGCTCAGCCTAAGTCTAGAAGACAGGTGTCACTGTTGGAGCCTGATCTGAGTCAGAATAACTGCAGCATCATCATCAATGATGTCACCAAATCAGACTCGGGATCGTATCACCTCACAGATGTTTTTCTGAATGAAACCACAGGACACACATCTCCTAGAGTAACTATCACTGTAACAG GTCTGACCCAGAAGCCCACAGTGATGATTCCTCCTCTGACAGAGGGACAGCAGAGCACACTGAGCTGCACTGCTCCTGGTCTCTGCTCTGGATCTGTTCCTGAAATCAGCTGGACgtggagaggagcaggagagaagGACTCTCACAtcacaggaaacatcactgcttTCAGGACTGAGAATCTGACTGCTGTCACTCAGAGACACAGCTCAACCCTGACCTTTAACTCTTCAGCTGAACACCACGACACCAATGTCAGCTGTAAGGTCAGCTTCACCAACAACATCACTACAGAGGAGACTGTCACTCTGAATGTGACCT ATGTGAAGGAAGTTAATATCACTGGGGATACAAGTGTGAAGGATCGTGAGACTCTGAATCTGACCTGTAGTGTTGAAAGtttccctccatctctcatCACCTGGACTAAACTCGGCTTGAACAGAACCCTGAACAATGACACTGGAACAGCCACTCTTGTCATCCCTAACGTGACAGCAGAATATTCTGGACAGTACATATGCACAGTAAAACATCAGAACAACACCCTGACGGAAGAAGTAAACATAACAGTGATAT ATGCAAAGAAACCTGTGATCACTGGAATGACAACCGTTAAAGAAGGTGAGGCTCTAAATCTGACCTGCGGTGTTGAAAGTTTTCCTCCATCTGGTATCACGTGGACTAAACGTGGTTCCAACAACAACCTGCAAAAAGAAACTAGAATCATACTGCAGAATGACACGGGATCAGCCACTCTTGTCATCCTTAATGTGACAGCAGAATACTCTGGACAGTACATCTGTACAGCAGAACACCAGATCCCTACCCTGACTACACATGCTGATGTAATTGTTACAT ATGTGAAGAGAGTTACGATCACTGGGAATACAAGTGTGAAGGATCGTGAGACTCTGAATCTGACCTGTAGTGTTGAAAGtttccctccatctctcatCACCTGGACTAAACTCGGCTTGAGCGGAATCCTGAACAATGACACTGGAACAGCCACACTTGTCATCCCTAATGTGACAGCAGAATATTTTGGACAGTACATATGCACAGCAAAACATCAGAACAACACCCTGACGGAAGAAGTAAACATAACAGTGATAT ATGCAAAGAAACCTGTGATCACCGGAATGACAACCGTTAAAGAAGGTGATGCTCTAAATCTGACCTGCGGTGTTGAAAGTTTTCCTCCATCTGTTATCACGTGGACTAAACGTGGTTCCAACAACAACCTGCAAAAAGAAACTGGAATCATCCTGCAGAATGACACGGGATCAGCCACTCTTGTCATCCTTAACGTGACAGCAGAATATTCTGGACAGTACATATGCACAGCAAAACATCAGGACAACACCGTGACGGAAGAAGTAAATATAACAGTGATAT ATGTGAAGAAATCTGAAATAACTGGAAAGACGACTGTAAAGGAGGGTGATGCTTTAAATCTGACCTGCAATGTTGAAAGTGTCCCTCCGTCTCTTGTCATGTGGACTGAAGTCCCATCCAACCAAAACCCGAACAAAGGAGCCGATACTCACCTGCAGAACAACACTGGATCAGCCACTCTTTTCATCCATAATGTGACAGCTGAACATAATGGACAATACATCTGTACAGCGAAACACCTGGACACAACTCTGACTATGCATGCCAAAGTCACTGTGACTT tttaTCCAAAGATCCTAAACAGTTCTGGATGCATAAATCAGTCGGAGGTTCTGACCTGCGTGTGCATCAGTGAGGGGTTTCCTTTACCCACCATCACATGGCCGCTCTTGGAAAACCACACTAGGTACTCTGTCATCACCACGGTGTCACACCACACAGTCAACAGCACCGTCACCCTAACTGTAAAAGACCACAGCAACACTTCTGTTGAGTGTGTCAGCAGCAATCATAATGGAGAAGTAAAACGAAACCTCATCCTGAAcaaagtagaagaagaag ATCAAAACATGAGTGTCAACGTGTTAACAATGATTACACGGCTGGAAATTATCATTGCCTTTTTGATTGGCGCTCTTCTTTCTGCAATCATTTGCTGTTTGGTGAGAAAATGTCACAG AAAACAGAGGGTCTATGTAGATATGGCTGAGACTCTGGAGATGATGACACTTAACGGGGATCCTCTG ATAGATGGTGGTGAAGCAGTGGAAGATTATCAGGCCATCGACCAAGTGGCAACTGAAGCGGGCGGAGCTGTGGTGGCGGACAAATCGGATGTGGAGTACTCCAAGATTGATTTCTCCCAGATTAAAAGAAAGACCCCAACAGAGGCAGGGACTGCGCAAGGGACCACAGAGACAGAGTATGCTGAAATTAAAGAatcaaagaaaatgaaagaagaaGCAGAGGAGACACAAGAGGAAGAGGGTAGAGAGGAAATGATTAGGGAGGGTGAAGAGACAAAACACTGTGTATCAGAGGATAAGGAATGTGAGGTCATGGTACTGTATTCAAATGTGCAGGATATAATGAGTCAGATTTGA
- the LOC120562549 gene encoding basement membrane-specific heparan sulfate proteoglycan core protein-like isoform X1, with product MEECLTHRIGMFVLIWASLLFAVRSNNANAVASPEGRECSQNGICVTLSETEITAEAGLCAVIPCSFTTDGFSSENAVWYKCDPSKHNCTDLDITLRLNKPNAQPKSRRQVSLLEPDLSQNNCSIIINDVTKSDSGSYHLTDVFLNETTGHTSPRVTITVTGLTQKPTVMIPPLTEGQQSTLSCTAPGLCSGSVPEISWTWRGAGEKDSHITGNITAFRTENLTAVTQRHSSTLTFNSSAEHHDTNVSCKVSFTNNITTEETVTLNVTYVKEVNITGDTSVKDRETLNLTCSVESFPPSLITWTKLGLNRTLNNDTGTATLVIPNVTAEYSGQYICTVKHQNNTLTEEVNITVIYAKKPVITGMTTVKEGEALNLTCGVESFPPSGITWTKRGSNNNLQKETRIILQNDTGSATLVILNVTAEYSGQYICTAEHQIPTLTTHADVIVTYVKRVTITGNTSVKDRETLNLTCSVESFPPSLITWTKLGLSGILNNDTGTATLVIPNVTAEYFGQYICTAKHQNNTLTEEVNITVIYAKKPVITGMTTVKEGDALNLTCGVESFPPSVITWTKRGSNNNLQKETGIILQNDTGSATLVILNVTAEYSGQYICTAKHQDNTVTEEVNITVIYVKKSEITGKTTVKEGDALNLTCNVESVPPSLVMWTEVPSNQNPNKGADTHLQNNTGSATLFIHNVTAEHNGQYICTAKHLDTTLTMHAKVTVTFYPKILNSSGCINQSEVLTCVCISEGFPLPTITWPLLENHTRYSVITTVSHHTVNSTVTLTVKDHSNTSVECVSSNHNGEVKRNLILNKVEEEDQNMSVNVLTMITRLEIIIAFLIGALLSAIICCLVRKCHRRKQRVYVDMAETLEMMTLNGDPLIDGGEAVEDYQAIDQVATEAGGAVVADKSDVEYSKIDFSQIKRKTPTEAGTAQGTTETEYAEIKESKKMKEEAEETQEEEGREEMIREGEETKHCVSEDKECEVMVLYSNVQDIMSQI from the exons ATGGAGGAGTGTCTCACTCATCGAATCGGGATGTTTGTTCTCATCTGGGCTTCTTTGCTCTTCGCTGTGAGAAGCAACAATGCTAATGCAG TTGCATCTCCAGAAGGAAGAGAGTGCTCTCAAAATGGAATCTGTGTCACCCTTAGTGAAACAGAAATAACAGCAGAGGCTGGACTCTGTGCTGTGATACCGTGTTCTTTCACCACTGACGGCTTCTCTTCGGAAAATGCAGTTTGGTACAAATGTGAtccttctaaacataactgtaCTGATTTAGACATAACACTCCGCTTGAACAAACCAAATGCTCAGCCTAAGTCTAGAAGACAGGTGTCACTGTTGGAGCCTGATCTGAGTCAGAATAACTGCAGCATCATCATCAATGATGTCACCAAATCAGACTCGGGATCGTATCACCTCACAGATGTTTTTCTGAATGAAACCACAGGACACACATCTCCTAGAGTAACTATCACTGTAACAG GTCTGACCCAGAAGCCCACAGTGATGATTCCTCCTCTGACAGAGGGACAGCAGAGCACACTGAGCTGCACTGCTCCTGGTCTCTGCTCTGGATCTGTTCCTGAAATCAGCTGGACgtggagaggagcaggagagaagGACTCTCACAtcacaggaaacatcactgcttTCAGGACTGAGAATCTGACTGCTGTCACTCAGAGACACAGCTCAACCCTGACCTTTAACTCTTCAGCTGAACACCACGACACCAATGTCAGCTGTAAGGTCAGCTTCACCAACAACATCACTACAGAGGAGACTGTCACTCTGAATGTGACCT ATGTGAAGGAAGTTAATATCACTGGGGATACAAGTGTGAAGGATCGTGAGACTCTGAATCTGACCTGTAGTGTTGAAAGtttccctccatctctcatCACCTGGACTAAACTCGGCTTGAACAGAACCCTGAACAATGACACTGGAACAGCCACTCTTGTCATCCCTAACGTGACAGCAGAATATTCTGGACAGTACATATGCACAGTAAAACATCAGAACAACACCCTGACGGAAGAAGTAAACATAACAGTGATAT ATGCAAAGAAACCTGTGATCACTGGAATGACAACCGTTAAAGAAGGTGAGGCTCTAAATCTGACCTGCGGTGTTGAAAGTTTTCCTCCATCTGGTATCACGTGGACTAAACGTGGTTCCAACAACAACCTGCAAAAAGAAACTAGAATCATACTGCAGAATGACACGGGATCAGCCACTCTTGTCATCCTTAATGTGACAGCAGAATACTCTGGACAGTACATCTGTACAGCAGAACACCAGATCCCTACCCTGACTACACATGCTGATGTAATTGTTACAT ATGTGAAGAGAGTTACGATCACTGGGAATACAAGTGTGAAGGATCGTGAGACTCTGAATCTGACCTGTAGTGTTGAAAGtttccctccatctctcatCACCTGGACTAAACTCGGCTTGAGCGGAATCCTGAACAATGACACTGGAACAGCCACACTTGTCATCCCTAATGTGACAGCAGAATATTTTGGACAGTACATATGCACAGCAAAACATCAGAACAACACCCTGACGGAAGAAGTAAACATAACAGTGATAT ATGCAAAGAAACCTGTGATCACCGGAATGACAACCGTTAAAGAAGGTGATGCTCTAAATCTGACCTGCGGTGTTGAAAGTTTTCCTCCATCTGTTATCACGTGGACTAAACGTGGTTCCAACAACAACCTGCAAAAAGAAACTGGAATCATCCTGCAGAATGACACGGGATCAGCCACTCTTGTCATCCTTAACGTGACAGCAGAATATTCTGGACAGTACATATGCACAGCAAAACATCAGGACAACACCGTGACGGAAGAAGTAAATATAACAGTGATAT ATGTGAAGAAATCTGAAATAACTGGAAAGACGACTGTAAAGGAGGGTGATGCTTTAAATCTGACCTGCAATGTTGAAAGTGTCCCTCCGTCTCTTGTCATGTGGACTGAAGTCCCATCCAACCAAAACCCGAACAAAGGAGCCGATACTCACCTGCAGAACAACACTGGATCAGCCACTCTTTTCATCCATAATGTGACAGCTGAACATAATGGACAATACATCTGTACAGCGAAACACCTGGACACAACTCTGACTATGCATGCCAAAGTCACTGTGACTT tttaTCCAAAGATCCTAAACAGTTCTGGATGCATAAATCAGTCGGAGGTTCTGACCTGCGTGTGCATCAGTGAGGGGTTTCCTTTACCCACCATCACATGGCCGCTCTTGGAAAACCACACTAGGTACTCTGTCATCACCACGGTGTCACACCACACAGTCAACAGCACCGTCACCCTAACTGTAAAAGACCACAGCAACACTTCTGTTGAGTGTGTCAGCAGCAATCATAATGGAGAAGTAAAACGAAACCTCATCCTGAAcaaagtagaagaagaag ATCAAAACATGAGTGTCAACGTGTTAACAATGATTACACGGCTGGAAATTATCATTGCCTTTTTGATTGGCGCTCTTCTTTCTGCAATCATTTGCTGTTTGGTGAGAAAATGTCACAG AAGAAAACAGAGGGTCTATGTAGATATGGCTGAGACTCTGGAGATGATGACACTTAACGGGGATCCTCTG ATAGATGGTGGTGAAGCAGTGGAAGATTATCAGGCCATCGACCAAGTGGCAACTGAAGCGGGCGGAGCTGTGGTGGCGGACAAATCGGATGTGGAGTACTCCAAGATTGATTTCTCCCAGATTAAAAGAAAGACCCCAACAGAGGCAGGGACTGCGCAAGGGACCACAGAGACAGAGTATGCTGAAATTAAAGAatcaaagaaaatgaaagaagaaGCAGAGGAGACACAAGAGGAAGAGGGTAGAGAGGAAATGATTAGGGAGGGTGAAGAGACAAAACACTGTGTATCAGAGGATAAGGAATGTGAGGTCATGGTACTGTATTCAAATGTGCAGGATATAATGAGTCAGATTTGA